Proteins encoded together in one uncultured Sphaerochaeta sp. window:
- the fucU gene encoding L-fucose mutarotase — MLIGISPYIGPELLEALDRMGHGDEIVIVDAFYPGDTRSSRCIRADGIKAEDLLDGIFRLMNPDDYVKDPVVMMQPSEGDSADPAVEASFQAVLDKYWPDTPKIQKIERQEFYDRAKRAYAVVVSGSIVKYGCIIIRKGVLPH, encoded by the coding sequence ATGTTGATTGGTATTTCCCCTTACATCGGTCCAGAATTACTGGAAGCACTCGATAGAATGGGTCATGGTGATGAGATAGTCATCGTCGATGCGTTCTATCCCGGAGACACGCGATCCTCCCGTTGTATCAGAGCTGACGGAATCAAGGCAGAAGACCTGCTTGATGGTATCTTCCGCCTGATGAATCCTGATGATTATGTCAAAGATCCAGTTGTGATGATGCAGCCTTCAGAAGGCGATAGCGCAGACCCTGCAGTGGAGGCGTCATTCCAGGCAGTCTTGGACAAATACTGGCCCGATACTCCAAAAATCCAGAAAATCGAACGCCAAGAGTTCTATGACAGGGCAAAACGGGCATATGCAGTAGTGGTCTCTGGCTCCATCGTAAAATATGGATGCATCATCATCCGTAAGGGTGTACTGCCCCACTAA
- a CDS encoding FGGY-family carbohydrate kinase encodes MKLLALEISTTSSKAQYLDTDLGESTLLVERNPSSSDVEAVCMHAIQLGRKAAQGREVDRITTAGTWHSLVVCDSSNVPLQPLSDWTDVSNRAFCWELRKHDSFVEDYYQDSGAMVHAMYPFFKLLKQSTDGIALTGRHVGSLAGYLHYLLTGTVKETASMLSGMGLLSTSVVDLHPMAKALGCTISPICDWRDGSTLSKQGSRLLGLSEGIPVLPPLPDGALNQVGSRAEEPGIMTLSMGTSGAMRMIIPEPWFSPIHATWLYRSVDNGFLLGAATSGCSNCVDWYKKHSFDPDVTYAQIESSLGEKANTPIFLPFLVGERCPGWDDTRLASFHDVEESMTTSAFYQGVLQGVVANLYQCYEELLKSGHIPRTIKLSGGVLHSAFWKHLCCNYFGVSMHEDIQKQTSLYGALILAARSAGEELPSYTQTVTNVLDSDPEMRDYYTRHYKRYRYWYEKTRIDSTQKRSI; translated from the coding sequence ATGAAGCTTCTGGCCCTTGAAATAAGCACCACTTCCTCGAAAGCCCAATACCTTGATACCGATTTGGGTGAGTCAACATTGCTTGTTGAGCGAAATCCTTCCTCAAGTGATGTAGAGGCTGTGTGTATGCATGCCATACAACTTGGGAGAAAAGCTGCACAAGGGAGAGAGGTAGACCGAATTACCACCGCGGGAACGTGGCACAGTCTGGTGGTATGCGATTCGTCAAATGTACCCTTACAACCACTCTCAGATTGGACGGATGTCTCGAATCGAGCCTTCTGTTGGGAGCTTAGGAAGCATGATTCCTTTGTAGAGGACTACTACCAGGATAGTGGTGCAATGGTGCATGCAATGTACCCGTTCTTCAAACTCCTGAAACAAAGTACAGATGGAATTGCCCTAACTGGTCGACACGTAGGTTCTCTCGCAGGTTACCTCCACTATCTCCTCACTGGTACGGTCAAGGAGACTGCTTCAATGCTCAGTGGAATGGGACTTCTCTCCACCTCAGTGGTTGACCTTCATCCAATGGCGAAAGCATTGGGTTGTACTATATCCCCTATTTGCGATTGGAGAGACGGTAGTACGCTCAGTAAGCAAGGTTCAAGATTGCTTGGACTGTCCGAAGGTATCCCGGTGCTTCCTCCTCTTCCTGACGGAGCATTGAACCAAGTAGGATCAAGAGCAGAAGAGCCAGGTATCATGACCCTTTCCATGGGTACCAGTGGGGCAATGAGGATGATTATCCCAGAACCTTGGTTCTCTCCCATTCACGCCACTTGGTTGTACCGTAGTGTAGATAATGGGTTTCTGCTCGGAGCTGCAACAAGCGGCTGTTCCAACTGTGTGGATTGGTACAAGAAACACTCCTTTGATCCAGATGTCACATATGCTCAGATTGAAAGCTCACTAGGGGAAAAAGCGAATACCCCTATATTCCTTCCATTCCTGGTGGGAGAGCGTTGTCCTGGGTGGGATGACACTCGTCTTGCGAGCTTCCATGATGTAGAAGAGTCCATGACAACAAGTGCCTTCTACCAAGGTGTCTTACAGGGGGTCGTTGCCAATCTCTATCAGTGTTATGAGGAACTACTGAAAAGTGGGCATATTCCCAGGACCATCAAACTCTCAGGGGGCGTATTACATTCAGCCTTCTGGAAACACCTATGCTGTAATTACTTTGGTGTTTCCATGCATGAAGATATTCAGAAACAGACGTCCCTCTATGGAGCCCTCATACTGGCTGCCCGTTCCGCGGGTGAGGAACTACCAAGTTATACAC